GTCAGAATGCAAAAAGTCAAATATTGGCGTGAGTTCATCTCCTTCATTCccttacaaatatatatatttgtaagagaatatatatatttgtaagggaagtatatatatttatatatacttgaatatatatatatttatacatactttaatatatatatatatatatatatatatatatatatatatatatatatatatatatatatattacaaatatatatataatcgtgCATAATTGTGCACGATGCGTGGTCTGGTTGCCCCGATTTAAGTTTTCGCTACACTTAATTTCCCCAATTctacacgtatttttttccttttattcaCTATCTAAGACCTAAAACATCAGCTGCGTTCGCAGCCAGGCGGAAAAAACTATCCCGCCGCAAATCGTGCGGCACTTTTCTTCTCTATATCACACCCGACGTGCGATACGCGCTCTACGAATCATAACGTAGTGTAACAAGATAATTAACGCCGATAATAGTCAAAATAAACGTCGGACCTCTTTTCCCTCCCACCCCCCTCCccctaaaaagaaaaacaaatacgTCGTATCAGCTAGAGAAGTCATATCGATATCACGGTCGATCTGAGGTACGTATGTGTGTCGATCATCGTCGTTATTGTTAGCAGAATCTCGTATCGATTCCCGGTCAATAGCAAaatatggattttttttatctctttttcatCTTCTCGCACGCGCCaacgttttaaaaatagattcgACATCTTTAGACACTATTGtattaatagttaattaaGTTGCGTGACTCGTACGGAGCGTTCGAGGATTCGCGGAGCTAATAAACGTGTCGCGACAGTGTCCCCGGGCAAACATACGCGGCGTGTGTAATAGTATAGTAATAATCGTCTCCCGTCGTCGGACAATTACGTGTAACacgatttcttttttgtatatatatatatatatatagatatatatatttttttttcttatatataggTTTCTCTTACGGCCGAACGCGCGAGTCGGGGATACCGTCGCGACTTTCCTTCGGTTATCTATAGCGGGAAAACGTGTGTACGGcgtttcatataatatataagggGTATGGGCATCTCTGTCCTTAGAGATCCTGACCCACGCTACAACAAACCGCGCGACGACAGcgtaaatgttacaatttacCGCACTTCGTGATTAGAATACTCTTGGTAGGCTTGCCGGTCTGATCGCCGAACGTAGATATCTTCTCCACCAACTCCAGGCCCTCGATCACGTGACCGAAGATGCCGGTGAAGCCGCGCATCTCCTGCAGTATTATGCGAAACTGCGAGCCGACCATACCGAGGTTGTCGTGCCGCTTCTGCGTCCGTCTCATGCCCACCGCGCCCCTGACCGCCGGGAACTTGGTGTCGTCTGGCATAAAATAGCCCTCCTCGAATATGCTGCGCCCGCCGCGGCCGTTATTAAGCTCGAAGTCGCCCGTGATCACGGATTCGCCCTCCCAGCACTGGAATATCGTACAACCCTTGTAGCCGACCCCTGCCTCCCCCGTCGATAGCACGCTGAAGTTCTTCGCCATCTTCGGCGCCGCGTCTGGTCGCACCTCGATGACGATGCGCCCGTGTGGCGAGCCGTTCACTTCGATGTTGAAGTAGTACAAGGGATACGGATTCGCCGGGCCCCGCGTAAGTGTTGCCGTTATCGCGTTGGACGGCGGTTGGGGGGACGAGTGGACGGGCACTAGACTGCCGCCGCCTGCACCGCCGGTACCGTCGGGCATGAACGTTGACTGCTGCTGCGGATGTAGTATCGCGTTGGGCGGCGCGGGCGGTACGGGTTTAACGGACGGTGAGCCGGGTGGAATGAGAAGCTGCTGCGGTGCCTGATTCGGTCCCGGTGGCGGCGCCGGCGGACCCTGATGAACATGAACCGAGCCCGGCGGTGCctgcggcggcggtggcaTCATGCTCGAGTGATGATACTCCATCGAGCCGTTCTGCAGGTGCTGCTTGCTGACGACGTGGCGCGTGTACAATTGGGACATGCAGTAATTCGCGAGGAACAGTATCGGGTTCTGCGAGGCCGCTAAATGATTCGGCAGACGACCATTGCCTTGAGGGACGATCGGATCCCCCGTGTGAATGCCCGCCAATGCCTGCTTCAGCAGAGCGAAATCGAAAATCACGCCGGAATTGCCAATGAGATCATCCAGCTGACACTGCAGCATCATCTCCTGATACTTAGATTGCAGCCTCTGTTTTTCAAGTACTAGTTGTGAATGCAAGCTATATACGTCACCCGGAGTTTCGCTCATCTGCAATCCGGCCTTCGTCTTCCCTAGGGTCTCGCGCGCGTCCGTTATCTCGGGAAAATGGCCCCAGCCGTTTTGCAGATCCGTCTCTACATGCGTCTTCAGCGTGACGCAAGCTTCCAGCACCTTTATCAGGAATTCGCGTTGCTGCATAGCCAGTCTTTGAATCTCCGTCGACAATTTACCCACGGCGACTAATTCCAGTTGAACCTGCGAAAACGAACCATAGGATTTTTCCTGTCGTTAGTTTTCCTCCAATTCTTCAAACCGATCCCTCGAAACTTGGACTGACAGCGAAAAACAACTTACGTCGGATATGAGCTGTTCTTTGGCATCGGTCTGCGATTTAATCTGATGACCCGGGTGCTCCTGTGGAGCGCACGCTCTACAAAGCGCCGTGCAACATGTCGCACACCACAATGCCAGTGGCATTCCGTGCGTGTGACAGTTCTCGCTCTGCGAAAAATATCAAGCGTCATCGGCCGTTTATGCcataaacacaaaaaaattgcaatctctcgcaatattataaataacgaatttttttatatttcgaaaaacaAAATGCGCAATCGTAAAAATATCGCAAACTCGGAAATAGCCGTtcgagagaagaagagagtaATGAAAGCTTTTATAACATCATCCTATTATTGCCGGGAACGTTTTTTCTCAGTACGGCTTCGCGACGCGTCTTCTCCGTCGCGTATACGCATATGCATTATGCGTTTTGCATTCGAAACGAACGTCCTTTTCAACGCCAAGAATTTATATGTAGCGACATTGTATTTTCCCATGATCTTTCCGCAAATAAATCTATAGTATGTACTGCTCTCttaaatttgtataacatTGCGACGTTGCAAtctatacaattaatttattatcatgcaaacataaattaattatcgaattaaaacgagagaattaatttatcattttttaatcatgtATCGTTATTCTTGTTTCAATTCGATATCATCATCTAATTTTCATCTcgcatttcaaataaattttataggaagagcgtgaaatttaaataaatcaacaaTCGCATAATTTAACTTTCAAGCCTACAAATACTATTGCGGAAATATAGTTTCAAAGTTCGTATTATTTCACAGTTTATCATACTTGCTAATCTGAAACACTATTTCCTCATTTTAGTCTCTCAAAATTAATCCAAATATAGGGTTATGAATCCGATGAGGTTgagatttaaaagaattttattgaagcataaaataatcgattcaTCATTCATTACCTTCCTCTCCTTGTCGCCGGGTTTGCCGGACGTGTTATTCGTCGTGATCTTGAGACGCGACAGGTTGTTGGCTAGAGCAAGTAGAGCAGAGTGAGTTGGTAGAGCGTCCGGGCCCTGGTCACCTAGGTCCGTCTTCTTCCAGCAGTGCGCGCAGAACAAGTCGCGTCCCTTCAATAGAGTGTTCTCGATGCAGCGCAGGCAGAAGTAGTGCTTGCAGCTGAGGTACTTGGGACATTGCTCCACGTCATTGTACTTCTGGTTGCAATAACCGCAAAGCGTTAGCTCCTCCACGTCCGTTAGCACGCTCGGATCCAGCATCTGGAAGCGCAACACGTGCGTGTATATCTTTGCCTCGCGATTTTAtcgtatacacacacacggacACACGTAGGATGCGTAAATCTCGTAACGCttcaaaaaagaaacaacGTGTAGTCGTCGCAAGATAAAATTTCCATTGCAGCCGAATTAGAATTTGCAATTCTAATCGTCGCAGTCGTCCTGATCGTAAAATTTGTACGGCGACTTGAATCGATTTGTCGCTCGAGACGAACATTTTGTCGTACGGATCGTCATTGTCACATGAATTTTATTCGTCACTGTTGTTCGTTTTAACGGAATCCGTCATTTCATCCATTCCGTTCGATTATTTCGGAGAAATTTTAGTTATCGGACTAATATTACGAACTCTAAAGTGTACGGACGTAGCGCCAACGAATCGCAACGACGTTCGAAATCGCTTAGATGTTTACCTTCTAAATGATTCAAGATAAAAATCCGAAGGATCGCGTGCGGTGTACAAATCGAGTGCGCGCGATTTATTTAGACGTGAcaaatctctctctttccctctctttcgTTCTTTCTCTCACATACGGAAGATGTTTCTAACAGAGCAAACTTTACCGTCAGGCACGTGTGCACAGGAATGTCCGATTCAAACAGGACGTACTTCATTTACGCGCGAGGAAAAACCCCTACGAGGTCAAGTCGTCATCCGCGAATGTAAACAAACCAGCTTCGTATACACTACCgcccgtctctctctctctctctctcgccttgctccgcttttttttctttcacaccATCGCTTTTTCGCACGGGGTTTCGCTCTCTCGAGAATTACTACATTACTATGATCtacgcgccgccgccgccgaccgTAGACTCGTCTGCAATTCCGCCGTCGTTATCCCGGTGGACTTTCCCGATTTCAAGTACGTGCGGCACGAAAACctctgccgccgccgccgcgtcGGCCCATATTCCTTGACCTATATCGCACTCGTGCGTCATCGAGTCATCGACGTTTCCTCGTTAACGGATGTTTCTTGCGCGCGAACAAGAACAAGCGTCTTGCATCGCGGCATCGTTTGTGTCCTATATACAATGTGTAACATCCTTTGCTAGCTGATCCTCCCGTTTGCTCGCTCGAGCTGTGGCTGCTTTTGGCCGAGATTCGCTGAATGCGATTCGGGTGAGCGGGAGAATCGATAGGACGCGACGTACACGTGACGACGGTAAACACTCGCCAACGCGCGGCCGTTCGATGCACGCTCGAGAAACCGCGATGACCGGGCCGCTAAAAGGCGGGAAAGCGCGCCCGACTTGAGCTCGTCCGTGAACGCGACACCGTTCGCCCTTAATCCTTCCGACACTTGTTTGCTTcatcagaaaaaaaacatctcgaccattctaaaaaaattttcaatagtttATCAATGATTCAAGTACTGTAAATTGCgagaataatatattgcacaaGATAATTGAAGAATTACGTCTTAAAATTCTGCATTTTGAAACATATGCCATATTTAGAAAACTTGTCCTGATATCCAATCTTGGTTGTCAATAAAAACATCTATATAAAcaagatatttcaattttagcgGAATGTCTCTGATATCTTATTTACTCTGagtttatttcatataaaggaaaaatttaaatttaaaagaacgataattattttgatcaaTGCAT
Above is a genomic segment from Linepithema humile isolate Giens D197 chromosome 6, Lhum_UNIL_v1.0, whole genome shotgun sequence containing:
- the LOC105678774 gene encoding uncharacterized protein isoform X6; translation: MLDPSVLTDVEELTLCGYCNQKYNDVEQCPKYLSCKHYFCLRCIENTLLKGRDLFCAHCWKKTDLGDQGPDALPTHSALLALANNLSRLKITTNNTSGKPGDKERKSENCHTHGMPLALWCATCCTALCRACAPQEHPGHQIKSQTDAKEQLISDVQLELVAVGKLSTEIQRLAMQQREFLIKVLEACVTLKTHVETDLQNGWGHFPEITDARETLGKTKAGLQMSETPGDVYSLHSQLVLEKQRLQSKYQEMMLQCQLDDLIGNSGVIFDFALLKQALAGIHTGDPIVPQGNGRLPNHLAASQNPILFLANYCMSQLYTRHVVSKQHLQNGSMEYHHSSMMPPPPQAPPGSVHVHQGPPAPPPGPNQAPQQLLIPPGSPSVKPVPPAPPNAILHPQQQSTFMPDGTGGAGGGSLVPVHSSPQPPSNAITATLTRGPANPYPLYYFNIEVNGSPHGRIVIEVRPDAAPKMAKNFSVLSTGEAGVGYKGCTIFQCWEGESVITGDFELNNGRGGRSIFEEGYFMPDDTKFPAVRGAVGMRRTQKRHDNLGMVGSQFRIILQEMRGFTGIFGHVIEGLELVEKISTFGDQTGKPTKSILITKCGKL
- the LOC105678774 gene encoding uncharacterized protein isoform X3, which encodes MLSTVTLTTFDKHMLDPSVLTDVEELTLCGYCNQKYNDVEQCPKYLSCKHYFCLRCIENTLLKGRDLFCAHCWKKTDLGDQGPDALPTHSALLALANNLSRLKITTNNTSGKPGDKERKSENCHTHGMPLALWCATCCTALCRACAPQEHPGHQIKSQTDAKEQLISDVQLELVAVGKLSTEIQRLAMQQREFLIKVLEACVTLKTHVETDLQNGWGHFPEITDARETLGKTKAGLQMSETPGDVYSLHSQLVLEKQRLQSKYQEMMLQCQLDDLIGNSGVIFDFALLKQALAGIHTGDPIVPQGNGRLPNHLAASQNPILFLANYCMSQLYTRHVVSKQHLQNGSMEYHHSSMMPPPPQAPPGSVHVHQGPPAPPPGPNQAPQQLLIPPGSPSVKPVPPAPPNAILHPQQQSTFMPDGTGGAGGGSLVPVHSSPQPPSNAITATLTRGPANPYPLYYFNIEVNGSPHGRIVIEVRPDAAPKMAKNFSVLSTGEAGVGYKGCTIFQCWEGESVITGDFELNNGRGGRSIFEEGYFMPDDTKFPAVRGAVGMRRTQKRHDNLGMVGSQFRIILQEMRGFTGIFGHVIEGLELVEKISTFGDQTGKPTKSILITKCGKL
- the LOC105678774 gene encoding uncharacterized protein isoform X4; the encoded protein is MLSTMLDPSVLTDVEELTLCGYCNQKYNDVEQCPKYLSCKHYFCLRCIENTLLKGRDLFCAHCWKKTDLGDQGPDALPTHSALLALANNLSRLKITTNNTSGKPGDKERKSENCHTHGMPLALWCATCCTALCRACAPQEHPGHQIKSQTDAKEQLISDVQLELVAVGKLSTEIQRLAMQQREFLIKVLEACVTLKTHVETDLQNGWGHFPEITDARETLGKTKAGLQMSETPGDVYSLHSQLVLEKQRLQSKYQEMMLQCQLDDLIGNSGVIFDFALLKQALAGIHTGDPIVPQGNGRLPNHLAASQNPILFLANYCMSQLYTRHVVSKQHLQNGSMEYHHSSMMPPPPQAPPGSVHVHQGPPAPPPGPNQAPQQLLIPPGSPSVKPVPPAPPNAILHPQQQSTFMPDGTGGAGGGSLVPVHSSPQPPSNAITATLTRGPANPYPLYYFNIEVNGSPHGRIVIEVRPDAAPKMAKNFSVLSTGEAGVGYKGCTIFQCWEGESVITGDFELNNGRGGRSIFEEGYFMPDDTKFPAVRGAVGMRRTQKRHDNLGMVGSQFRIILQEMRGFTGIFGHVIEGLELVEKISTFGDQTGKPTKSILITKCGKL
- the LOC105678774 gene encoding uncharacterized protein isoform X5, with amino-acid sequence MLVMLDPSVLTDVEELTLCGYCNQKYNDVEQCPKYLSCKHYFCLRCIENTLLKGRDLFCAHCWKKTDLGDQGPDALPTHSALLALANNLSRLKITTNNTSGKPGDKERKSENCHTHGMPLALWCATCCTALCRACAPQEHPGHQIKSQTDAKEQLISDVQLELVAVGKLSTEIQRLAMQQREFLIKVLEACVTLKTHVETDLQNGWGHFPEITDARETLGKTKAGLQMSETPGDVYSLHSQLVLEKQRLQSKYQEMMLQCQLDDLIGNSGVIFDFALLKQALAGIHTGDPIVPQGNGRLPNHLAASQNPILFLANYCMSQLYTRHVVSKQHLQNGSMEYHHSSMMPPPPQAPPGSVHVHQGPPAPPPGPNQAPQQLLIPPGSPSVKPVPPAPPNAILHPQQQSTFMPDGTGGAGGGSLVPVHSSPQPPSNAITATLTRGPANPYPLYYFNIEVNGSPHGRIVIEVRPDAAPKMAKNFSVLSTGEAGVGYKGCTIFQCWEGESVITGDFELNNGRGGRSIFEEGYFMPDDTKFPAVRGAVGMRRTQKRHDNLGMVGSQFRIILQEMRGFTGIFGHVIEGLELVEKISTFGDQTGKPTKSILITKCGKL
- the LOC105678774 gene encoding uncharacterized protein isoform X1, whose translation is MAGTRTKRETCGWQGFENIALTRLLAVILGSMLDPSVLTDVEELTLCGYCNQKYNDVEQCPKYLSCKHYFCLRCIENTLLKGRDLFCAHCWKKTDLGDQGPDALPTHSALLALANNLSRLKITTNNTSGKPGDKERKSENCHTHGMPLALWCATCCTALCRACAPQEHPGHQIKSQTDAKEQLISDVQLELVAVGKLSTEIQRLAMQQREFLIKVLEACVTLKTHVETDLQNGWGHFPEITDARETLGKTKAGLQMSETPGDVYSLHSQLVLEKQRLQSKYQEMMLQCQLDDLIGNSGVIFDFALLKQALAGIHTGDPIVPQGNGRLPNHLAASQNPILFLANYCMSQLYTRHVVSKQHLQNGSMEYHHSSMMPPPPQAPPGSVHVHQGPPAPPPGPNQAPQQLLIPPGSPSVKPVPPAPPNAILHPQQQSTFMPDGTGGAGGGSLVPVHSSPQPPSNAITATLTRGPANPYPLYYFNIEVNGSPHGRIVIEVRPDAAPKMAKNFSVLSTGEAGVGYKGCTIFQCWEGESVITGDFELNNGRGGRSIFEEGYFMPDDTKFPAVRGAVGMRRTQKRHDNLGMVGSQFRIILQEMRGFTGIFGHVIEGLELVEKISTFGDQTGKPTKSILITKCGKL
- the LOC105678774 gene encoding uncharacterized protein isoform X2, with the protein product MKYVLFESDIPVHTCLTMLDPSVLTDVEELTLCGYCNQKYNDVEQCPKYLSCKHYFCLRCIENTLLKGRDLFCAHCWKKTDLGDQGPDALPTHSALLALANNLSRLKITTNNTSGKPGDKERKSENCHTHGMPLALWCATCCTALCRACAPQEHPGHQIKSQTDAKEQLISDVQLELVAVGKLSTEIQRLAMQQREFLIKVLEACVTLKTHVETDLQNGWGHFPEITDARETLGKTKAGLQMSETPGDVYSLHSQLVLEKQRLQSKYQEMMLQCQLDDLIGNSGVIFDFALLKQALAGIHTGDPIVPQGNGRLPNHLAASQNPILFLANYCMSQLYTRHVVSKQHLQNGSMEYHHSSMMPPPPQAPPGSVHVHQGPPAPPPGPNQAPQQLLIPPGSPSVKPVPPAPPNAILHPQQQSTFMPDGTGGAGGGSLVPVHSSPQPPSNAITATLTRGPANPYPLYYFNIEVNGSPHGRIVIEVRPDAAPKMAKNFSVLSTGEAGVGYKGCTIFQCWEGESVITGDFELNNGRGGRSIFEEGYFMPDDTKFPAVRGAVGMRRTQKRHDNLGMVGSQFRIILQEMRGFTGIFGHVIEGLELVEKISTFGDQTGKPTKSILITKCGKL